The following are encoded in a window of Bacillota bacterium genomic DNA:
- a CDS encoding SIS domain-containing protein yields the protein MGAITYFRRIEEIMDEIRVSELRNIQKAAELMAGSIRSGHLVHLFGSGHSVIPVMDVFPRYGSFVGFHPLLDPRLMWCNVVGPGGARELLWLERQEGYVATFLQSFELRPQDTMCVFSHGGLNAAPVEAALYARERGLPVVAVVSGDNHRKAKPTHSSGKKLGDVADVMIDTHVPLEDALVHVDGLNAPVAAGSTVAVVAISCAIVAEVAKLLVEAGMKPSTFVSPNVKGVGPDHNAAVFDEYASRVRR from the coding sequence ATGGGTGCAATCACGTATTTTCGAAGGATCGAGGAGATCATGGACGAGATCCGAGTCAGTGAGTTGCGCAACATCCAGAAGGCGGCCGAGCTCATGGCAGGTTCCATAAGAAGCGGCCACCTGGTGCACCTCTTCGGGAGCGGTCACTCCGTGATCCCTGTCATGGACGTGTTCCCACGCTATGGCAGTTTCGTCGGATTCCATCCGTTGCTCGACCCTAGACTGATGTGGTGTAACGTCGTTGGCCCGGGCGGCGCCCGGGAGCTCCTCTGGCTCGAGCGCCAGGAGGGTTACGTCGCCACGTTCCTTCAGAGCTTTGAGCTTCGTCCGCAGGACACTATGTGCGTGTTCTCTCACGGCGGGCTCAACGCTGCGCCTGTCGAGGCGGCGCTGTACGCACGGGAGAGGGGTCTCCCTGTGGTAGCAGTGGTGTCCGGCGACAACCACAGAAAGGCGAAGCCCACCCACTCGAGCGGCAAGAAACTCGGCGACGTTGCCGACGTGATGATCGACACCCATGTGCCCCTCGAGGACGCACTGGTGCATGTGGACGGTCTCAACGCCCCGGTAGCAGCCGGATCCACGGTGGCAGTTGTGGCCATCTCGTGCGCCATCGTCGCGGAAGTGGCGAAGCTGCTCGTGGAGGCGGGGATGAAGCCTTCGACCTTCGTCTCTCCGAACGTGAAGGGCGTCGGCCCCGACCACAACGCGGCTGTCTTCGACGAGTACGCCTCGCGGGTGCGGAGATGA
- a CDS encoding glycosyltransferase, with product MDDLEGGIIETQGKLAVLYELPFANLGGTEKHLLTLVSALHHEVVPCLIAPHGDALRLFRDLGVPYRTVQPLSLGLGTRRELRAHSTALRELVTEFRPSLIHVHGGMECAVAAHLAAPKVPIVFTIHGYPDVASYVISGLFANRIVEEVICVSEAERRTAQRYGFRKDRLTVIRNGVAPPMPAASSRGRQLRERLGFQQDAVVIGTVSRLERGKGTSHLISAFARITQRCPGARLLIVGDGTMRPKLERLASSLGISDRVVFTGALDDPSDALEAMDIFALPSFREALGMAILEAMARAKPVVATPVGGIPEAVVHGETGLLVPPGDNAALASALLTLASDPEKRREMGALGRTRFEASLTADAMARQTLEVYKRVLARASARAPVSDHIARPERHSRLGS from the coding sequence ATGGACGATTTGGAGGGAGGCATCATCGAAACACAGGGTAAACTTGCCGTGCTCTATGAGCTTCCGTTCGCAAACCTCGGAGGGACGGAAAAACACCTGCTCACCCTGGTCAGCGCGCTTCATCACGAGGTGGTCCCATGTCTCATTGCACCGCACGGAGACGCGCTCCGGCTCTTCCGAGACCTCGGGGTGCCTTACCGCACCGTACAACCCCTGAGCCTGGGTTTGGGCACGCGCCGCGAGCTGAGGGCGCATAGCACAGCTCTCCGAGAGCTTGTGACCGAGTTCCGGCCAAGCCTCATTCACGTCCACGGTGGCATGGAATGCGCCGTCGCCGCACACCTCGCGGCCCCAAAAGTGCCGATCGTCTTCACGATCCACGGGTATCCCGACGTGGCAAGCTACGTCATAAGCGGCCTGTTCGCTAACCGTATCGTAGAGGAGGTCATCTGCGTCTCCGAGGCGGAGCGGCGAACGGCACAGAGGTATGGGTTCAGAAAGGATCGTCTTACGGTGATCCGAAACGGCGTTGCCCCGCCGATGCCCGCCGCGTCTTCCCGGGGGCGCCAGCTCCGAGAACGCCTTGGCTTTCAACAAGACGCGGTTGTCATCGGAACCGTGTCGCGCCTTGAGCGCGGGAAAGGCACGTCACATCTCATATCGGCGTTCGCCCGCATCACCCAACGGTGCCCTGGTGCTCGCCTGCTGATAGTCGGGGATGGGACGATGAGGCCGAAGCTCGAGCGCCTTGCCAGCAGCCTCGGCATCAGTGACAGGGTCGTATTCACCGGTGCCCTCGACGACCCCAGCGACGCCTTGGAAGCGATGGACATCTTCGCCCTCCCTTCATTCCGGGAGGCGCTTGGAATGGCCATTTTGGAGGCTATGGCCAGGGCGAAGCCCGTGGTGGCTACGCCCGTCGGGGGCATCCCTGAAGCGGTGGTCCACGGTGAGACCGGACTGCTCGTGCCACCGGGAGACAATGCGGCCCTGGCCTCAGCACTGCTCACCCTCGCCAGCGACCCCGAGAAAAGGCGGGAAATGGGCGCACTGGGGCGCACCCGCTTCGAGGCCTCTCTCACCGCGGACGCGATGGCTCGCCAGACTCTCGAAGTGTACAAGCGCGTCCTGGCGCGCGCATCCGCGCGTGCGCCGGTGTCCGACCATATCGCCCGACCAGAACGACACTCCCGCCTGGGTTCGTGA
- a CDS encoding alpha/beta hydrolase produces MEASATGFIDGAGGVKLFYQCWLPGAGEGRPRAAVVITHGGAEHSGRYQNVVGYLVPQGYAVWGLDNRGHGRSEGRRGHVDAYDQLVDDLSLFCQLVRERTPSEAKVFLLGHSIGGLTALSYAVKYGARDGSCPIDGVIVSGPCLALSMKVPRLKEALGRAAAYLFPRVTVDAGIPAQAISRDPDVVAAYVSDPLRYPRITLRFYVELAKQMKKTMAAAPFVKLPCLILQGGKDALVSPYATRRFYSAMTCRDRELRFYPDSFHELFNDVNREEVLADVGSWLARHGA; encoded by the coding sequence ATGGAGGCAAGCGCGACAGGGTTTATCGATGGGGCCGGTGGGGTCAAGCTGTTTTACCAGTGCTGGCTACCGGGGGCGGGTGAAGGGCGGCCGCGAGCCGCTGTGGTGATCACGCACGGGGGCGCGGAGCACTCGGGACGCTACCAAAACGTGGTGGGCTACCTGGTGCCACAGGGTTATGCTGTCTGGGGGCTCGACAACCGGGGGCATGGAAGGTCCGAGGGTAGACGCGGGCACGTGGACGCGTACGACCAGCTTGTGGATGACCTCTCATTATTCTGCCAGCTTGTGCGAGAGAGAACGCCGAGCGAGGCCAAGGTGTTCCTCTTGGGCCATAGCATCGGAGGGCTTACTGCGCTGTCTTATGCAGTGAAATACGGGGCGCGCGATGGGTCATGCCCGATCGACGGCGTGATCGTCTCCGGACCGTGCCTGGCCCTGTCCATGAAGGTGCCAAGACTCAAAGAGGCCCTCGGGCGGGCGGCGGCATATCTCTTCCCAAGGGTGACGGTGGACGCCGGGATCCCAGCTCAAGCCATATCGCGGGATCCCGACGTGGTAGCAGCATATGTGAGCGACCCGCTGAGATATCCTCGCATCACGTTGCGTTTCTACGTGGAACTGGCGAAGCAGATGAAGAAGACCATGGCGGCCGCACCCTTTGTCAAACTTCCGTGCCTCATCCTTCAAGGGGGCAAAGACGCTTTGGTCTCTCCATACGCCACAAGGCGTTTCTACTCAGCCATGACCTGCCGAGACCGCGAACTGCGGTTTTACCCCGACAGCTTTCACGAGCTCTTTAACGACGTCAATCGCGAAGAGGTGCTGGCGGACGTCGGGAGTTGGCTGGCACGGCACGGCGCCTGA
- a CDS encoding DUF456 domain-containing protein: protein MAAIGMILAVLLFLLGLAGTALPILPGAPLVWLGMLVYGLFTGFAKLTAGFYVWQAVAVALTLVIDYAATAYGARRYGGSSAAIYGSLAGLVIGPLILGPIGFVIGPFAGALMGELATGKRLQGAFRAAFGTLVGMIGGTLLKVAVELVMIVWFFVVVLSA, encoded by the coding sequence GTGGCCGCAATCGGGATGATCCTGGCAGTCCTCTTGTTTCTGCTCGGCCTTGCCGGGACCGCGCTGCCGATCCTGCCTGGAGCCCCGCTGGTTTGGCTCGGGATGCTTGTGTACGGCCTATTCACGGGCTTTGCGAAGCTGACAGCGGGGTTTTACGTGTGGCAGGCAGTCGCGGTCGCCCTGACATTGGTCATCGATTACGCTGCAACAGCGTACGGCGCTCGGCGATACGGAGGATCGTCAGCGGCCATCTACGGCAGCCTCGCGGGGCTCGTGATTGGCCCGCTCATCCTCGGTCCGATCGGTTTCGTCATCGGGCCCTTTGCGGGAGCGCTCATGGGCGAGCTCGCGACAGGAAAGCGGCTGCAAGGCGCGTTTAGGGCAGCTTTTGGGACTCTCGTGGGCATGATCGGCGGCACCCTCCTCAAAGTCGCGGTGGAACTAGTCATGATCGTGTGGTTCTTTGTGGTAGTGCTTAGTGCGTGA
- a CDS encoding capsule assembly Wzi family protein: MFSLEACAAATLPALFQSCSLDVGAEWDSTAHELHLSLDKVSATIAGALDRWLPGSTITIGRQTWKWGPGVSGSLLLSGSTPLDGVSLSVSDGRLLYEQLAAARDASEGKWLFAHRIVGRLGSSAEVGISEACSVSSGFHLQPYHLIPGCPYFLAQHLSMQDERTQDWWSNVLAALDASLDVTRGVKLYGEFMADDFPWAPSARGRVPYMVGGLAGIQVDVPRQTNPCRVAVEYVRINNYVYSHKNPENTYVVADGKLIGHPLGPDADALYLFVSRRVDLDDTIGFGPCRDVEVTGRLGYERHGEGIVGHAWSPSEGVSREFLAGTVETRASLGVWATGQLGSALCAVPGAPHCALEFATIVEKVRNAGHVPSAETFEASVGLSLKFVWGQ; the protein is encoded by the coding sequence GGAGGCGTGCGCCGCTGCGACCCTGCCAGCTCTCTTTCAATCGTGTTCGCTCGATGTTGGGGCGGAATGGGATTCCACCGCCCATGAACTGCATCTTTCGCTTGACAAGGTAAGCGCCACCATTGCGGGGGCGCTAGACAGGTGGCTGCCTGGCAGCACCATCACAATAGGACGTCAGACCTGGAAATGGGGCCCAGGGGTCTCGGGGTCGTTGCTTCTCTCCGGCTCAACCCCGCTCGATGGGGTATCCTTATCGGTCTCAGACGGTCGCCTTCTCTATGAGCAACTCGCCGCGGCGCGAGACGCGTCGGAAGGCAAATGGCTCTTCGCACACCGCATCGTGGGACGTCTTGGCAGCAGCGCCGAGGTGGGTATATCGGAAGCCTGCTCCGTTTCTTCGGGCTTTCACCTTCAGCCCTACCACCTCATTCCTGGATGCCCGTACTTCTTGGCCCAACACCTGAGCATGCAGGATGAGAGGACCCAGGACTGGTGGTCAAACGTCCTAGCGGCGCTCGACGCGAGTCTTGACGTGACTCGTGGTGTCAAGCTATACGGAGAGTTCATGGCGGACGACTTCCCGTGGGCGCCAAGCGCGCGGGGCCGGGTCCCGTACATGGTCGGCGGACTTGCAGGCATTCAGGTGGACGTGCCTCGTCAGACCAACCCGTGCCGTGTGGCCGTGGAATATGTGAGGATCAACAACTATGTGTATTCCCACAAGAACCCGGAGAACACCTACGTAGTCGCAGACGGCAAGCTTATCGGGCACCCGCTCGGCCCGGATGCGGACGCTCTTTATCTCTTCGTGAGTCGTAGAGTCGACCTAGATGACACCATCGGGTTCGGGCCGTGCCGAGACGTTGAGGTGACGGGCAGGCTCGGATACGAGCGCCACGGTGAAGGCATCGTCGGACACGCATGGAGCCCCTCGGAGGGCGTAAGCCGCGAGTTCCTCGCAGGCACTGTCGAGACCCGCGCCAGCCTTGGAGTGTGGGCCACGGGCCAGTTGGGCTCGGCCCTCTGCGCTGTCCCTGGCGCTCCCCACTGCGCCCTCGAGTTCGCGACGATCGTCGAAAAGGTGCGGAACGCAGGTCATGTGCCCTCAGCAGAGACGTTTGAGGCAAGCGTCGGCTTATCGCTCAAGTTCGTCTGGGGTCAATGA